The genomic segment TGCGGGGAGACACCTGGGACCTCGTCCCGTCCTACCTGCGGCCCCCCTGGGAGCGCATGGAGCCCCCGGGAGGAGGTGGAGCGGAGGGGCGTGGCTCAGGTCCGCTCGCCCCCGCTCCCGGGCTGGGGCGCTGCCAGGTGGAGGGGCGCCGCGCAGCAGTGCCGGGCAGCCCGCTCCGCTCAGGGCTCTCGTGCCTCCTTCCTCAGCGCCCACGGTCTCGCTCCCTGAACTGCGTTCGCTCCTGGCCTCCGGCCAGGCCCGGCTCATCGATGTGAGGTCTCGGGAGGAGGCGGCAGCGGGGACCATCCCGGGGGCGCTCAACATCCCGGGTATGGGACAGAGGACGCCCGCGCGGGTGGCCTAGAGGCCGTCCAGGAGGGGCTCCTAGGGCGGCGTGGGGAAAGCACGGTCCAGGGGGTTCTGTATTCCTCTaaggccccccaccccagcttgctGGAGAAGGGCTGGTGGGAGGCGGATTCTGGCAGCGGAACTGGCCCTTCCAGTTCGAGCGGATTACAGGCGGCGAGGAAGGGGCGGACCCGCTTTTCTACGCTtgatctccccccccccacccccgctgggTATCCCCCCGCCGCTCCTCCTCGCTGCTGGGGAGGTGGCTCCCGTTCAGCTGTTTGGCTGCCTTCCTGCGCAGGTGGGCCTGTCTGGCCCTTgaggttggaggggagggggagtggtcACCGTATGTTGTTTTGGGGCCCTTTGGAGATTTGTCCGGGCCCCAAGATCCAGTCCTTCCAGGCCCGGTCTGAACCTGAGATCGCCCACTGCCGACTTTCCATTCTACCCCCTTGACTCCTCCCAGTGTCTGAGCTGGAAAGTGCCCTGCAGATGGAGCCCGCTGCTTTCCAGGCTTTGTACTCCGCCGAGAAGCCGAAGCTGGAAGAGGAGAACCTCATTTTCTTCTGTCAAATGGGCAGGCGGGGCTTGCAGGCCACGCAGCTGGCCCAAGGCCTTGGATACACAGGGTATGGGGAAGCTGTGGGGCGCTAGCTGGGGAGGGACTGGGGACTGCCTCCCGGGCCTGTCCTTCCTCACCCCCTTTGTCTCCACAGGGCTCGCAACTTCGCAGGAGCCTATAGAGAATGGTCCCAGAAAGAAGGTTAGGTAGAAGGCGGCTAACTTATTGcccctctccctcgcccccatCGCCGCCTTAACTAAGGGTGGTGAAGGGGCTCACTCCTCAGGTTGGGGCAGCTCCTTACAGTGCTGTGCACGCAAAAGCATCCAATAAAGAGCATTTAATCAAAATACTGGAAGCACTTAATTTGTCAGGTGGACTGCACATAGTCCTAATCTTAATCTAGACTTCAGCCCTGGGTccttctccattcatctgtcccCCACCCTGCACCCTCCACTCCTGCCCCCAAAACTCCAGCAGTTTCCTGAGACTATGATTCTCCTTCTAgaacaattgtgtgtgtgtatttttttaaaagattttatttatttatttgagagaggaacgagagcacagaggagagtgagagggagaagcagactccccaatgagcagggagcctgatgtggggctggatcccaggaccctgagatcgtgacctgagccaaaggtagacgcttaatgactgagccacccaggcgcccctagaacaaTTGTTTTCAGCCCAGGATacacatcagaatcatctggtacctaaaaacaaacaaaaaatgtttggGCCCTCCCCCAGATTTGGAATCTTGGGGGTGGTACCTGGGTAGTAGTGGTTTTATGAGCCTTTGAAGTGAATCTGATGTGCAGTCTGGAGGCAGGCCCACTGCTGCGGAGGTCAGCAGACAGGCCTCGCTTGGTTGGCCTTGTGCCACGACTGTTTTACATACTGTCTACGGCTGCTTTTGTGCAAAAATGACAGAAT from the Halichoerus grypus chromosome 7, mHalGry1.hap1.1, whole genome shotgun sequence genome contains:
- the TSTD1 gene encoding thiosulfate:glutathione sulfurtransferase isoform X1 — protein: MLRAPGGRPGAAFLRFAVAARTMAGAPTVSLPELRSLLASGQARLIDVRSREEAAAGTIPGALNIPVSELESALQMEPAAFQALYSAEKPKLEEENLIFFCQMGRRGLQATQLAQGLGYTGARNFAGAYREWSQKEG
- the TSTD1 gene encoding thiosulfate:glutathione sulfurtransferase isoform X2, with protein sequence MLRAPGGRPGAAFLRFAVAARTMAGVSELESALQMEPAAFQALYSAEKPKLEEENLIFFCQMGRRGLQATQLAQGLGYTGARNFAGAYREWSQKEG